The Epinephelus lanceolatus isolate andai-2023 chromosome 11, ASM4190304v1, whole genome shotgun sequence genome window below encodes:
- the LOC144464576 gene encoding odorant receptor 131-2-like, with the protein MSYATQSQTNITVGWSLLARVMISTLTTLPCCVFLFINGVMLFTLRSKPIFRVTSRYILLFNLLLAETIQMALSQILYLLAASRIRLTYPVCGVLMLFSSLTTSVSPLTLVVMSLERYVAVCYPLRHSAIITIRNTAVAIIVVWTFSSLNVFTRVLLLLEFPFEDLESLQMKDFCAMNNMFLDPMSEHYDKANTCFLFVSSGTVVTSSYIGVMIAARSASTDKASAQKSRNTLLLHLVQLGLSLVSTMHNSMLIALSRNVTRIVLVRSQTVLYVCIIIFPRCLSSLIYGIRDHTIRPVLMYHLCCRLKLSVVSAKVSC; encoded by the coding sequence ATGTCCTATGCAACTCAGTCTCAGACTAACATCACTGTTGGATGGAGCTTACTGGCAAGAGTGATGATTTCCACTCTGACTACTTTACCatgctgtgtgtttctcttcattAACGGGGTCATGTTATTCACCTTGAGGAGTAAACCGATATTTCGTGTGACATCCCGTTACATTCTTCTGTTCAACCTCCTTTTAGCAGAGACTATCCAAATGGCACTGAGCCAGATACTGTACCTACTGGCTGCTAGTAGAATAAGGCTGACATATCCTGTCTGTGGTGTTCTCATGTTGTTTTCTAGTCTCACAACCAGTGTCTCTCCTCTCACACTGGTGGTGATGTCTCTGGAGAGATATGTAGCTGTGTGCTACCCACTGAGGCACTCtgccatcatcaccatcagaaacacagcagtggcTATTATTGTGGTTTGGACCTTCAGTTCACTAAATGTATTCACAAGAGTTCTGTTACTGTTAGAATTTCCATTTGAAGACCTGGAGAGTCTGCAGATGAAAGATTTTTGTGCCATGAACAACATGTTTCTTGACCCAATGTCTGAGCATTATGACAAAGCCAacacttgttttctgtttgtatcATCTGGTACGGTGGTCACTTCTTCTTATATCGGTGTGATGATAGCAGCCAGGTCAGCCTCCACAGACAAAGCTTCAGCCCAAAAGTCTCGTAACACACTGCTGCTTCATCTGGTGCAGCTGGGCCTCAGTCTCGTGTCAACTATGCACAACTCAATGCTCATAGCTCTTTCAAGAAATGTAACAAGGATAGTACTTGTGCGCTCCCAGActgttttatatgtgtgtatTATCATCTTCCCCAGATGTCTGAGTTCTCTCATTTATGGCATAAGAGATCATACCATCAGACCTGTCCTCATGTACCATCTATGTTGTCGACTGAAACTCTCAGTTGTCTCAGCCAAGGTCTCATGTTAG
- the LOC144464575 gene encoding odorant receptor 131-2-like, giving the protein MLYANQSMINVTAGQKFLGLFERVMISTLTTVPCCVFIFINGVMLFTLRSKTVFRETSRYILLFNLLFADTVQMVVGQLLYLLSACRIRLTYPVCGFLILLAKFADHVSPLTLVVMSLERYVAVCYPLRHSTIITIRNTAVAIIVVWTFSSLNILTRVLLLLEFPFEDLESLQMKDSCGTFVMIIDPMSDDYDKAYTCFLFVSSGTVVTSSYIGVMIAARSASTDKASAQKSRNTLLLHLVQLGLSLMSTMYNSMLIALSRNVTRIVLVRSHTVLYVCIFVFPRCLSSLIYGIRDHTIRPVLMYHLCCRLKLSVISAKVSC; this is encoded by the coding sequence ATGTTGTATGCAAATCAATCTATGATCAATGTCACTGCTGGACAGAAGTTTCTGGGCTTATTTGAGAGAGTGATGATTTCCACTCTGACTACTGTGCCATGCTGTGTGTTTATCTTCATTAACGGGGTCATGTTATTCACTTTGAGGAGTAAAACAGTATTTCGTGAGACATCTCGTTACATTCTTCTGTTTAACCTTCTCTTTGCAGACACTGTACAGATGGTAGTGGGTCAGTTACTGTACCTACTGTCTGCTTGTAGAATAAGGCTGACATATCCTGTGTGTGGTTTTCTCATCCTGCTTGCTAAATTTGCAGATCACGTCTCTCCTCTCACACTGGTGGTGATGTCTCTGGAGAGATATGTAGCTGTGTGCTACCCACTGAGGCACTctaccatcatcaccatcagaaacacagcagtggcTATCATTGTGGTTTGGACCTTCAGTTCACTAAATATCCTCACTCGAGTTCTGTTACTGTTAGAATTTCCTTTTGAAGACCTGGAGAGTCTACAGATGAAAGATTCTTGTGGTACTTTTGTAATGATTATTGACCCAATGTCTGATGATTATGACAAAGCCTacacttgttttctgtttgtatcATCTGGTACGGTGGTCACTTCTTCTTATATCGGTGTGATGATAGCAGCCAGGTCAGCCTCCACAGACAAAGCTTCAGCCCAAAAGTCTCGTAACACACTGCTGCTTCATCTGGTGCAGCTGGGCCTCAGTCTCATGTCAACTATGTACAACTCAATGCTCATAGCTCTTTCAAGAAATGTAACAAGGATAGTACTTGTGCGTTCCCATActgttttatatgtgtgtattttcgTCTTCCCCAGATGTCTGAGTTCTCTCATTTATGGCATAAGAGATCATACCATCAGACCTGTCCTCATGTACCATCTATGTTGTCGACTGAAACTCTCAGTCATCTCAGCCAAGGTCTCATGTTAG